One window from the genome of Dioscorea cayenensis subsp. rotundata cultivar TDr96_F1 chromosome 3, TDr96_F1_v2_PseudoChromosome.rev07_lg8_w22 25.fasta, whole genome shotgun sequence encodes:
- the LOC120252506 gene encoding uncharacterized protein LOC120252506 isoform X4, whose product MAADDEPKKVKILCSCGGRILPRPSDSALRYVGGDTRIVSVRRDVSFSELSRKILDSFGGPLVLKYQLPDQDLDALVSVSCPEDLDNMMEEYDKLVDASPDGSSKLRAFLFSPSETDGNPLEAGDSGHRYIDAVNGIGRRDSVASVTSATSATSGASHNSDTAFAATDCATNEGSSPTLDSKLGYQEPASIHYGHPQPLSELAGAPAQSFVPVRPLQPLSQLPPLPPSYLKPAMPVPVAQGQTVRLDDCYMCQRALPHAHSDNLIQEKGNPSSSSSLGSSFAEVNPVFYSHHSEDMMRQHRAAVGDNVVDARAENAVLGGHLGVYGVAPMSEAEYGGGGREVLQKMENLEHARGLAPASVMGLAPASMMDFLGDISYGMVAGNVPPWMHFEDFQQQQQQQQQQQQQQQQQQLRGQTLVPPPLYPVKQDVVSRPLGVDVSSTRNANFQPAESSNLIPFTEGSNDYVRPVDGMMGSLRLGLSEAARYGEQGKPVVRPNYGVPKDVKLDTSLMAEHSHIYGVQVGGPGIQVSNAVANHGVLEKNGVISTNQLPPLSYGVPYLQSLQTSEIGSASMVVNQIPDSHNLEPGHEPPIPSERLLGVPTYASAIDSTYNSHAINHKIAVGDWRGETSGVHMQNSVDQMPSPLDGNMSSTLVSAGNPASHVEYLQEPLPSDSLFSNHDPWNVAGVTHQLPPRTIRVGGKEPVAARDLCMENFAGNTTDSNIVSLLEEGALHHPLDPVAKEAHQHVQYTTGSVEDQIKQDLQAIAEGVAASVLRTSAPIQSSLNPAHNPDNADFLSAVAMVDQKVEETRAKQLDKVNTGIQITEDIGRLQIIKSIDLEELKELGSGTFGTVYHGKWRGSDVAIKRINDRCFSGKPSEQERMRADFWNEASKLADLHHPNVLAFYGVVLDGPGGSVATVTEYMVNGSLKQALQKNDNVQQDT is encoded by the exons ATGGCCGCCGACGATGAGCCCAAGAAGGTCAAGATCCTCTGCAGTTGCGGCGGCCGCATCCTCCCACGGCCTAGCGACAGCGCGCTCCGCTACGTCGGCGGAGACACACGTATCGTCTCTGTTCGGCGAGATGTTTCGTTCTCCGAGCTCTCACGTAAGATCTTGGACTCCTTTGGCGGCCCTCTTGTTCTCAAGTACCAGCTCCCTGATCAGGACCTTGATGCTCTTGTCTCCGTGTCTTGCCCTGAGGACTTGGATAACATGATGGAAGAGTACGATAAGCTTGTTGATGCTTCCCCTGATGGCTCCTCCAAGCTCCGTGCATTCCTCTTTTCCCCTTCCGAGACTGATGGCAACCCCCTTGAGGCTGGGGACTCTGGGCACCGCTATATCGACGCTGTTAATGGGATCGGACGCCGTGATAGTGTTGCCAGCGTCACCAGTGCCACCAGCGCCACTAGCGGTGCTTCGCATAACTCCGACACAGCCTTCGCCGCAACAGATTGCGCTACAAATGAAGGTAGCTCTCCTACTCTTGATTCTAAACTGGGTTACCAAGAGCCTGCTTCGATTCATTATGGGCATCCCCAGCCACTATCGGAGTTGGCTGGGGCGCCGGCGCAGTCTTTTGTGCCGGTGAGACCATTACAGCCGCTGTCACAGTTGCCACCTTTGCCACCTTCTTATTTGAAGCCTGCGATGCCCGTGCCTGTGGCACAGGGGCAGACTGTGCGGCTGGATGATTGCTATATGTGTCAGAGAGCGTTGCCGCATGCACATTCAGATAACTTGATACAAGAGAAAGGGAATCCTTCTTCCTCGTCTTCTCTGGGGAGTAGTTTTGCGGAGGTGAATCCAGTGTTTTATAGTCACCACTCAGAGGATATGATGAGACAACATAGAGCTGCAGTAGGGGATAATGTAGTTGATGCAAGAGCTGAAAATGCTGTCCTTGGAGGTCATTTGGGGGTTTATGGGGTTGCTCCGATGTctgaggctgagtatggtgGAGGTGGGAGAGAGGTTCTTCAGAAAATGGAAAATCTTGAGCATGCTAGGGGTTTGGCTCCTGCCAGTGTGATGGGTTTGGCGCCTGCCAGTATGATGGACTTTCTGGGTGACATTTCATATGGAATGGTTGCAGGTAATGTACCTCCTTGGATGCATTTTGAAGAttttcagcagcagcagcagcagcagcagcagcagcagcagcagcagcagcagcagcagctaaGAGGGCAGACTTTGGTACCACCTCCATTATATCCAGTTAAGCAGGATGTCGTATCTAGGCCGCTTGGTGTTGATGTTAGTTCGACTAGGAATGCTAATTTTCAGCCAGCAGAATCATCAAACCTGATACCATTTACAGAGGGCTCCAATGATTATGTTAGACCTGTTGATGGGATGATGGGAAGTCTCCGATTAGGTCTTTCTGAGGCTGCCAGATATGGTGAGCAGGGAAAACCAGTTGTTAGACCAAATTATGGCGTCCCCAAAGATGTAAAACTTGATACTTCATTAATGGCTGAGCATAGCCATATTTATGGGGTGCAAGTTGGAGGACCTGGCATACAGGTTTCGAATGCTGTTGCAAATCATGGAGTTCTTGAAAAGAATGGTGTTATATCAACAAATCAACTGCCCCCACTCAGTTATGGTGTTCCTTACTTGCAGAGTCTTCAGACAAGTGAGATAGGCAGTGCATCAATGGTTGTAAACCAGATACCTGATTCACATAATTTAGAACCTGGGCATGAGCCTCCAATTCCCAGTGAGCGTTTGCTTGGGGTGCCCACATATGCTTCTGCCATTGATTCTACCTACAATAGCCACGCCATTAATCATAAGATTGCTGTAGGTGACTGGAGAGGTGAGACATCTGGAGTTCACATGCAAAATTCTGTTGATCAAATGCCATCTCCTTTAGATGGTAACATGTCCAGTACCTTGGTCTCAGCAGGCAATCCTGCAAGTCATGTGGAATATCTCCAAGAACCTCTACCATCTGACTCACTTTTTAGCAACCATGACCCTTGGAATGTAGCTGGGGTAACACATCAATTGCCTCCAAGAACTATTAGAGTGGGCGGCAAAGAGCCAGTTGCTGCAAGAGACTTGTGCATGGAAAACTTTGCAGGAAATACCACTGATTCCAATATTGTATCTCTTTTAGAGGAAGGTGCCCTTCACCATCCTCTGGACCCTGTGGCCAAGGAGGCACACCAACATGTTCAATACACAACAG GATCAGTCGAGGACCAAATTAAGCAAGATTTGCAGGCCATTGCTGAGGGTGTTGCTGCATCAGTTCTTCGGActtctgcacctattcagtcaTCTTTAAATCCTGCGCATAACCCAGATAATGCAGACTTTCTTAGTGCTGTAGCTATGGTTGATCAGAAAGTTGAG GAAACAAGGGCAAAACAGTTGGATAAGGTCAATACTGGTATTCAAATCACTGAAGACATTGGGCGCCTGCAG ATAATCAAGAGCATTGATCTTGAAGAATTGAAAGAACTGGGTTCAGGAACGTTTGGAACCGTGTACCACGGCAAGTGGAGAGGCTCAGATGTTGCAATAAAAAGGATTAATGATAGGTGTTTTTCTGGCAAGCCATCTGAGCAAGAACGCATG AGAGCTGATTTTTGGAATGAGGCCAGCAAGCTTGCTGACTTGCACCACCCAAATGTCTTAGCATTCTATGGTGTTGTTTTGGATGGTCCTGGGGGCTCTGTTGCAACAGTAACTGAATATATGGTTAACGGTTCACTTAAACAAGCTTTACAGAAGAATGACAA CGTGCAACAGGACACTTGA